Proteins found in one Sporosarcina jeotgali genomic segment:
- a CDS encoding GNAT family N-acetyltransferase, with amino-acid sequence MDNDLFKIRKAVVTDAIGIATVHIDSWKTTYSNIVPDEYLSNLSYDSREKMWTNAIPFGDIYVVENGIGEIVGFSKGGKERSCKYKGYDGEIYAIYILQKYQGKGIGTALVKPIIKDIIDVGINSMLVLVLEDTNSRKFYESLGGRKIDTVEVEIGGKKLPELVYGWDEIRTIFQLIN; translated from the coding sequence GTGGATAACGACCTTTTTAAAATCAGAAAGGCAGTTGTAACAGATGCTATCGGAATCGCTACAGTACACATCGATAGTTGGAAAACAACATATTCCAATATAGTTCCAGATGAATATTTATCTAACCTTTCGTACGATAGTCGTGAAAAAATGTGGACCAATGCCATCCCTTTTGGCGATATTTATGTAGTGGAGAACGGCATTGGAGAAATAGTTGGATTTTCCAAAGGCGGTAAAGAAAGAAGCTGTAAGTATAAAGGATATGATGGCGAGATATACGCTATCTATATTTTACAAAAGTATCAGGGCAAAGGAATCGGAACAGCCCTTGTAAAGCCAATCATTAAAGACATTATTGACGTTGGAATAAACTCAATGCTTGTTCTTGTTTTGGAAGATACTAATTCCCGTAAGTTTTACGAATCACTTGGCGGAAGAAAAATTGATACAGTTGAAGTGGAGATAGGCGGTAAGAAACTTCCCGAACTGGTATATGGCTGGGATGAAATAAGGACTATATTTCAGCTGATTAATTAA